A stretch of Gymnodinialimonas phycosphaerae DNA encodes these proteins:
- a CDS encoding ABC transporter permease, with protein MTDATATDTDNGPVLAADGTPLKRSLGRALRAQKLRALMLIAPLLIFIMVAFIAPIVDMLFRSVENQITSETLPRTVVALEDWDPADLPNDDTFAALAYDFMEAAERRNHTRLGSRLNYETTGMSSLFRQSGRGVDEIGEDYADQFIALNEAWEEPATWAALMGAPDWVADATGADGPGLPFRLSVSAMETLPETADAYRSFARTVQQEDDDNPTAEEPWFTVYMALYRDLSRSDVSGYDGPMADLLIEADTAVDAFTGMTPREQWLEVNDDWGDTNVWATIEAFSDPYTAGYFLTSIDLRLTPDGIEAQPEEQRIYLLLFWRTIFMSGMITLMCVLLGYPIAYLLSNLPSKSSNLLLILVLLPFWTSLLVRTSAWKVLLQQQGVINDILVWLGIVADDARLALINNQLGTIIAMTHILLPFMILPLFSVMKTIPPSYVRAAKSLGATNFTAFRRVYFPQSIPGIGAGCILVFILAIGYYITPEIVGGRTGTFISNRIAYHISQSLNWGLAAALGSILLALVMVLYWLYDRIVGIDNVKLG; from the coding sequence ATGACAGACGCAACCGCCACGGACACCGACAACGGACCCGTCCTTGCCGCTGATGGCACGCCCCTGAAGCGCAGCCTTGGCCGTGCGCTGCGCGCCCAGAAGCTGCGCGCGCTGATGCTGATCGCGCCGCTTCTCATCTTCATCATGGTCGCCTTCATCGCGCCCATCGTCGACATGCTGTTCCGCTCGGTCGAGAACCAGATCACCTCTGAAACCCTGCCGCGCACTGTTGTGGCGTTGGAGGACTGGGATCCAGCCGATCTGCCGAATGACGACACGTTCGCGGCCCTTGCCTATGATTTCATGGAAGCCGCCGAGCGGCGTAATCACACGCGCCTGGGCTCGCGCCTGAACTACGAGACGACAGGGATGTCGTCGCTGTTTCGTCAATCGGGGCGCGGTGTGGATGAGATCGGTGAAGACTACGCCGATCAGTTCATCGCGCTAAACGAGGCGTGGGAAGAGCCCGCCACATGGGCCGCCCTGATGGGCGCGCCCGATTGGGTCGCGGACGCCACCGGGGCGGATGGCCCCGGATTGCCGTTCCGCTTGTCCGTCTCTGCAATGGAAACCCTGCCCGAGACCGCCGACGCCTATCGCAGTTTCGCGCGCACGGTGCAGCAGGAAGACGACGACAACCCCACGGCGGAAGAGCCTTGGTTCACCGTCTACATGGCGCTGTACCGCGACCTCAGCCGCAGTGACGTCTCTGGCTACGACGGCCCCATGGCCGACCTTTTGATCGAGGCTGATACCGCAGTGGACGCCTTCACCGGCATGACCCCGCGCGAGCAATGGCTGGAGGTCAATGACGATTGGGGCGATACCAACGTCTGGGCCACGATCGAGGCATTCTCGGACCCCTACACCGCCGGCTATTTCCTGACCTCCATCGACCTGCGCCTAACACCCGACGGGATCGAGGCGCAGCCCGAAGAGCAACGCATCTACCTGCTGCTGTTCTGGCGCACGATCTTCATGTCTGGGATGATTACGCTGATGTGCGTGCTTCTGGGCTACCCGATTGCCTATCTGCTTTCGAACCTGCCGTCGAAGTCGTCGAACCTATTGCTGATCCTTGTGCTGTTGCCCTTCTGGACATCGCTTCTGGTGCGGACCTCTGCTTGGAAAGTGTTGCTGCAACAACAAGGCGTGATCAACGATATCCTCGTGTGGCTCGGCATCGTGGCCGATGACGCCCGGCTGGCGCTGATCAACAACCAGCTTGGCACCATCATCGCGATGACGCACATTCTGCTGCCGTTCATGATCCTGCCGCTGTTTTCGGTGATGAAGACCATCCCCCCCAGCTACGTGCGGGCCGCGAAAAGCCTGGGCGCCACCAACTTCACCGCGTTCCGGCGCGTGTATTTCCCGCAGTCCATTCCGGGGATCGGGGCGGGGTGCATCCTCGTGTTCATCCTCGCCATCGGCTATTACATCACGCCCGAAATCGTGGGCGGCCGCACCGGCACGTTCATCTCCAACCGGATCGCCTATCACATCAGTCAGAGCCTCAACTGGGGTCTCGCGGCCGCGCTTGGCTCGATCCTGCTGGCGCTGGTGATGGTGCTCTACTGGCTCTACGACCGCATCGTCGGCATCGATAACGTGAAGTTGGGATAA
- a CDS encoding ABC transporter permease, whose translation MDTKLPPYATFGQRLWFYGFRVICGLIFFFLIAPIITIIPLSFNAEDFFTFTPGMLALDPEAYSLRHYRDFFGTGGYPWYGLLIGLGLGVAITLVLKLWKGTTNFFPILILAIVGLIVGKLSGLEGEEWMTPMRNSLRIAPVATLLSVGFGTLAAIGLSQSHVPFKGAIMAILISPMIVPLIISAAGMYFFYSRIGLQGTFMGVVLAHAALGIPFVIITVTATLVGFDRSLTRAAANLGANPVTTFFRIQMPLILPGVISGGLFAFITSFDEVVVVIFVGSAGQQTLPWQMFTGLREQISPVILAAATVLVAISIILLTVVELLRQRSERLRGIAPH comes from the coding sequence ATGGATACGAAACTTCCCCCCTATGCCACGTTCGGCCAGCGCCTTTGGTTCTATGGCTTTCGCGTGATCTGCGGCTTGATCTTCTTTTTCCTGATCGCGCCGATCATCACGATCATCCCGCTGTCGTTCAATGCCGAGGACTTCTTCACCTTCACACCGGGCATGCTGGCGCTTGACCCCGAGGCCTACAGCCTGCGCCACTATCGGGATTTCTTCGGCACCGGGGGGTATCCCTGGTACGGCCTGCTGATCGGTCTTGGCCTCGGCGTGGCGATCACGCTGGTTCTGAAGCTTTGGAAGGGCACGACCAACTTCTTTCCGATCCTGATCCTTGCGATCGTGGGGCTGATTGTCGGCAAGTTGTCGGGCCTTGAGGGCGAGGAGTGGATGACGCCCATGCGCAATTCGCTGCGCATCGCGCCGGTGGCGACGCTTCTGTCGGTGGGCTTTGGCACGCTGGCGGCGATTGGCCTGAGCCAAAGCCACGTGCCCTTTAAGGGCGCGATCATGGCGATCCTGATTTCTCCGATGATCGTGCCGCTCATCATTTCGGCGGCGGGGATGTATTTCTTTTATTCGCGCATCGGGTTGCAAGGCACGTTCATGGGCGTGGTTTTGGCCCACGCGGCCCTGGGCATTCCCTTCGTGATCATCACCGTCACGGCCACGCTGGTGGGCTTTGACCGATCCCTGACACGGGCGGCAGCGAACCTTGGGGCGAACCCGGTGACGACGTTTTTCCGCATCCAGATGCCGCTGATCCTGCCGGGCGTGATCTCGGGCGGGTTGTTCGCCTTCATCACTTCGTTTGATGAGGTGGTCGTGGTGATCTTCGTGGGATCCGCCGGGCAGCAGACGTTGCCATGGCAGATGTTCACCGGCCTGCGAGAACAGATCAGCCCGGTCATCCTGGCGGCAGCAACGGTGCTGGTGGCAATCTCGATCATCTTGCTGACGGTCGTGGAGCTTCTCCGCCAACGCTCTGAGCGCTTGCGCGGTATCGCCCCACACTAG
- a CDS encoding Hint domain-containing protein — translation MPYSIFMLPEELITVTGTNGGSGLDGQTQGSGVHLAPPNVSSSGAVITLNSNAWEEIEIDDDDANFGDSDTSQTLVNTETFGGQTFPANSIVEAEYAVIVEDPLGNQYQLVAFNIRQSGDSNSYGNVEGLAFIGPQGGFPPIGVPLTVISNEEGPNIAASTYATPICFAQGTLMTTPKGEVAVEDLRVGDLVHTEENGAEPVRWIGHKTFPAKAQFAPIEFAPGAIGNTRALRLSRQHRLLLTGWRAELFFGDEAVWVPAAHFLDWPGVRVVEGGMVTYFHVLLDGHRTLLAEGVEAESLHPGDVALCSLGATAEAELFAMFPEIERLSRRATSRPSLRAIEARAALAA, via the coding sequence ATGCCCTATTCGATCTTCATGCTCCCCGAAGAGCTGATTACCGTGACCGGTACCAACGGCGGCAGCGGGCTAGATGGCCAAACCCAAGGGTCCGGCGTTCATCTGGCCCCGCCCAATGTGAGCAGCTCCGGGGCGGTTATCACGCTCAATTCCAATGCGTGGGAAGAGATCGAGATCGATGACGACGACGCGAACTTCGGGGATAGTGATACCAGCCAGACCTTGGTGAACACGGAAACCTTTGGCGGTCAGACCTTCCCGGCGAACTCGATCGTGGAGGCCGAGTATGCCGTCATTGTCGAGGATCCCCTTGGCAACCAATACCAGCTTGTCGCGTTCAATATCCGCCAGTCTGGCGACAGCAATTCCTATGGCAACGTTGAAGGCCTTGCCTTCATCGGCCCGCAAGGGGGGTTTCCACCTATCGGTGTGCCGCTGACGGTGATCAGCAACGAGGAAGGCCCCAATATCGCCGCGTCGACCTATGCGACGCCGATTTGCTTTGCGCAGGGGACGTTGATGACCACGCCCAAAGGCGAGGTGGCGGTCGAAGACCTTCGTGTTGGGGACCTTGTTCACACCGAGGAAAACGGGGCAGAGCCGGTGCGCTGGATCGGGCACAAGACCTTTCCGGCCAAGGCACAATTCGCGCCCATCGAATTCGCGCCCGGCGCGATCGGGAACACGCGCGCGTTGCGCCTGTCGCGCCAGCATCGATTGTTGTTGACTGGCTGGCGGGCCGAGTTGTTTTTTGGCGACGAGGCCGTTTGGGTGCCCGCCGCCCATTTCCTCGACTGGCCCGGCGTCCGTGTCGTGGAAGGGGGCATGGTCACGTATTTCCATGTGCTTCTGGACGGTCACCGAACCCTGCTGGCAGAGGGGGTGGAGGCGGAGAGCCTGCATCCCGGCGATGTTGCGCTGTGCTCACTGGGGGCCACGGCGGAGGCAGAGCTGTTCGCGATGTTCCCCGAAATTGAGCGCCTGAGCCGTCGTGCGACCTCTCGCCCGTCACTGCGCGCGATCGAGGCGCGGGCAGCCTTGGCGGCATAG
- a CDS encoding AEC family transporter: MGDLLTVVLPVFLVVGAGYVAVWRGLFADSAVDGLMVFTQKFAIPCLLFTAIATLDLGAEFDLTLLAAYYGGAGACFVLGIFGARLLFDRPWPDCVAMGFAVMFANTVLLGLPVMERAFGPASLAPNYTIIAFNAGFCFLIGITTMEIVRAETRGLALAKTVADAIFRNSLMIGIMAGFAINLSGLSIPAVAQDALDLMIRAALPAALFGLGGVLYRYKPEGDAGAIAMLCVLALVIHPAITWTIGTLGGLSTGQMRSAVLTASMAPGVNAYIFANMYGVARRVVASTVLIGTALTVVSASVWLLILP; encoded by the coding sequence ATGGGCGATCTACTTACCGTTGTCCTGCCAGTCTTCCTTGTTGTCGGCGCGGGCTACGTCGCGGTCTGGCGCGGCCTTTTCGCCGACAGCGCTGTGGATGGCCTTATGGTCTTCACCCAGAAGTTCGCGATCCCCTGCCTGCTGTTCACGGCGATTGCGACGCTCGACCTCGGTGCCGAATTCGATCTGACGCTGCTGGCCGCCTATTATGGCGGCGCGGGGGCGTGCTTTGTGCTTGGCATCTTCGGCGCTCGGCTGTTGTTTGACCGCCCGTGGCCCGACTGCGTTGCCATGGGTTTTGCCGTCATGTTCGCCAACACCGTCCTTCTGGGCCTGCCGGTGATGGAGCGTGCTTTCGGCCCCGCTTCGCTGGCGCCCAACTATACGATCATCGCCTTCAACGCGGGATTCTGCTTCCTGATCGGCATTACCACGATGGAAATCGTGCGGGCCGAGACGAGGGGCCTTGCGTTGGCAAAAACGGTAGCCGACGCGATTTTTCGCAACTCCCTGATGATCGGGATCATGGCGGGCTTTGCGATAAACCTCTCGGGGCTGAGCATCCCGGCAGTGGCTCAGGATGCGCTGGATCTGATGATCCGCGCCGCACTGCCCGCAGCTCTTTTTGGTCTGGGGGGCGTGCTCTATCGCTACAAACCCGAAGGCGACGCCGGCGCGATCGCGATGCTTTGCGTGCTGGCGCTGGTGATCCACCCCGCGATTACCTGGACCATCGGCACGCTTGGCGGGCTGAGCACCGGGCAGATGCGCAGCGCTGTCCTGACGGCCTCCATGGCGCCGGGGGTAAATGCCTATATCTTTGCGAACATGTACGGCGTTGCGCGACGTGTCGTTGCCTCCACAGTGCTGATTGGCACCGCGTTGACCGTGGTCAGCGCCTCCGTATGGTTGCTGATCCTGCCGTAG